The region attatgtatAGTTCTCAGTCCTGGGGTGCTTTGAAAGCAAGTATTTCCATGATTCTGCAAAGGAAGGTTTGCCCATTCTGGCCGGGTGGAAATTGGTTAAGAGGACAAGGCACAGGGTAGGCTTTGCCAAAAAGTAGCGAGAACGACTAGAAAACATCCGTATCAGAGTCACAAGTTCTTTATaactgaaaatttatttacaacaactgAACAAAGGCGATTTAAAACTTTAATGCAGAAACATGATGTTTCGGGTcactttctcttctttttctttttccttcctttgcTTCTTGACAAGCCCTCTTCTGGCACTTTAGCACCCTTTATAGCCACGTTGAGGTCCATTTGTTCTTGGGAAACTGTCGCCTTCGAACTGCACGcatcaccaaaaaaaaaaatgaaaaaataaaaatgagcaGTAGAACATATTTGGCCTTTGCTTCTTTGTTAGAATCAGTTTTTGCTCCAGTGGCGGGTTCTTCTGAGGGGTTGCGAACGAATGCGTCATGTAAAACCCAACGATGTTGCGTCCGCCGGTTCGCACGGAACTTCAAGAAGGGCATATCCCAAAGCAGGAAACGGGTTTCAAGTGCGGAAAACTCAACTTTTTAAACAAGCTACCAAGGAAAAGGTGAGGTCTTACTGAGCTCGCACGAGATCAATGATTGGCGGATTACAATCGTAAACACTTTACGTGTACGTGTCCTCTTGCGCTCACCCAATCGTTTCAGAATTACGGACATGATTGACTTTGAATGACCTGTAATTGTATGGGATTCGGATTTGTTCATTTGACTGTCTTTTCTGTCTTACCTGTTTTCATGTCCACCTCTCACTTCGTTAGCTGTCAATATGACAATTTCTTCCTCACTACTATCACTATCCACAGTACAGTGtataactgaaacaaatacaaaaattaaaaaacagctTGCTGCCAGGCACTGTGTTACAGATACGAACAGGATAAGATATTTACAggggtaaatttgaaatttaaacacAGTTGCTTGTCTCGGAATATTTCCACTTTCGTTGATTGCAAGCCAGTCGTGAGGGCGTGTCCTGGAATTTGAAGTCAAAGATGATCGCGTGCTTTATCACGGCAGTTGGACAAAACTGCTTTCAGAGCACACACCAAGAAAAGTTAGATTGTGGAAAAGCCTGGAATCCCGATTATTGGCAAAATGCGACGCGCCGCCTTAAATGAACCAGTTGAACGACAGCAATATTCGTTCCTGTAAATAcagtaaaaaacaacaacacaaacagAAGCGGGGTGATATATACATAACGCGGATCCTCGCGAGTAGAGAAGTAGATTTACTCTCATCACCGGTACTGCACTCATAGACTATCAGGTTTGGAGACAAACCTACCTGGCTTTCCGTTCTTCTTGCGCGAGGTTCTTGTGACAGcatcttcatcttcatttttgAGTCGACAATCCGCTTTTTCAATCTCATGATCTTCTTCCATATGTTCATCATCAGCATCGTCAATGACAAACCATGTGTTATCACCACCACAACCTACCTGCGCTGTACCGTGACCCTGAGAAGAACAACAATTTTCTCAATATAGAAAGGCCACGCCACGGCTTTCCCTTCAGTTATCACCGCCCCAGGCTTCGTCCACTGACATGGCCTCTGTGCCTTTGACCGAGGAGACAAGGAAAATAGCAATACTGCTGCATACAAGCAGCCAAGTGAAAAATTTCATCCAAGTTTGGTCGTTCTCAGGtaataaaaatgaattctCAAACTGACATCAAGTCAAATACAATAGCAGAAAAAAGAGTGGTTCTACTTTTAGTGGGAATTCTTTACACTTTTTTCAGAAGTGATAGTACAATCACGACTTACCTTTAACTCAGATTGCAAAGGGCTTCAAGAAGAAATAATCATGTCAAGGAACATGATCCAATAACTTTATGACAAAGTCACGTACTGAGCAACAATGATGCCAACAGTCAAGTTGGTTTACTAAACTGACTTTCTATGAATGACACTGTACTTTTAATTTATGCCAATCATGTTGGATTTTGCTTTTGCTTAAAAAGCATTAATGTATCTGAGGCCAATCAACCTTAACCAATTCCCTTTCTTTCTATCACTGTCTTCGTGCCACGTCAGTCTTTTGTTGTCCCAAAATTGgaattcaaacaaaattaacttaTCACTatagttcagtttttttaaGGTTATCCCATTTAGAAACAATGGAACTGGATGAGATGCAACCATGAATAATTGGTAACTACATGAACAAGCAGAGTTAAAACAAGGTTTgggaatttaaaacaatgaaacttGTCAAGTGAGGAAAAGTAAGCTATTTAAGGATACAAATCAGGTGGAACTGATGACATTTCGCTGCATCTCTCTATAAAGGAAACGAGCCAAGGCTTAAAGTGAACTAATCCTCAGACCTCCTAATTCAATTAATTTGTCCCAAATACTTTCACATGAAATGAGAGTTGACTGATGAGGGGgtgacaaataaaaattttgggcaggtttttaatattataatcTCACCAAGTTATAAAGTACTTTTAGCCGTTGGGTAAGTGGAAACATTTAAGTATTTTAAACCCTctatttcatcaaaatttgaaatatcttCTATAACTCTGATAAATTGAAAGATGTCTTTACCTTTTGAGACAAAAGGCCTTAGCTTTGACTTAATAAGTGAATAAATTGTTTGTGAAAACCTTCTGCTCTTTCTATTGCTTCTGTCAAGTCCACATCAGATTCATCAGTTGATGAAATTGTGATTGCACAGGTTTTCTTGTCTGATTCTATAAATCCTGTCTTTCCTTGAGACCTATAGTAAACAAAATAACCTCAGAAATATTTCAATCAGATGAACAGGAAGCAGTTAGTAGCAAGTTAAGAAAAGATTTAGGTTTTTTTGTTGGGAATTTGGGATTTCAAGGCCAAAGGATGTTCCAAAAGTTTTGTGTCTTACTGCAAGATTACTGCAAATCTGTCTCATATCAGCTGGCCACAACATgaacaaattaaatcaatgGAGAAAGGAGAAGAGGCTCCACACCCGAAAGATTGttcattttctcttcttgtTCTCATAACTGTAGAGAAGTAGTTTCATAAGCACATATCAAGCAAATGCTGGCAGAATTTCCAAGAAACAGTAAACCATGCACCCTGACCCACTCAAAAGTTGTGAGATAAGCTGTTAACCTTTGCTTGGAGTCTTCAGCCAATGATGCTTTTATAAGTTCAGTAAGTTCAGCAACCTTCACTGATGCAATTTTTGAACATCTGATGATCTATGGCAAcataaacatgcaaaaaaaaaaaaaaacagaaaaaagaaagtagaTGAACATTATCCAATAAAGATTCCAACTGAATTAGTAAAACATGACACATTGTGGATCAATCCAACAGGATGAGGACTAAAGTTAACAGAGCcttgtttaaaattaattacattCCCAAGTGAAGACTTACACACTGCTTTCATTGCTGATAGACATTATAAAGTATTTTGAGTTTTTTGTTAATGTTGTTAATCCTAATATGCcctaattttaaaacaaaattattaatcaATATTCCACTCCAAAGCACCCTACTGTAAATACCAAATAGAAGAAAAGGGAGATCCATCCCCCAAAAAAATCCCACTGGTAGGTCAGCCAAGGGCACTAGATTTCTAATTCCTAAGAACCAACCCACAATGCCTGCCTAACAAgtattcagaaaaaaattgtaattgaAAGGCTATCAAACACATCATAATTTCTCTCAAAGTATTTTTATTggatacaaaataaaataaaagaaaaaaacctgatCAGATTCTAGGGACACCCCACCACCCATAACTGCCCCACAGATTTCACGATGAATGTTCATTGCCATTGTCATCCTTCCATCCATTATTGTTTCTTCCTTATCAGTTGGATCTACCAGCAAGAACTCCCTGGAGagcaagaaataaaagaatatggacgtattcataaatggcagccaaGAAATTgcccttttgtttttgtactaATCATCTTCACTACCCACTCTTCAAAGCAAAACTTCGTTTGAATTTTGTCAGTGCTAATGAGGATAGTTAGGATGattaacataaaaacaaaagaataacaacTACTTGGCCACCATTTAAGAATATGGTCCATTCATTATTCAATCTTATTGTCCATTCCACTTTGTCAACCTTGATAGGTTAGGGGACATCAACGAAAGAGACTATTGGGTTGTTCATACGTGTAAGTGCTTCAAGTAAAACTTTGCATATTTTCATAACTTTATGCACTGTTAGAGGGCAATGGAAACTATAGGATTGTAGAAAATACTACATAACAGGAATTACTGCATTACAGAAGTTCAGGGGTTATAGAAAAGACAATTAAAGAGTAAAGTTTGGAAAACTACCGGTAGTACACACTTTTGGGACATTTCAAGCAGAGTTTGCATTGTGTACACTAAACGGCAAAAAAACCTGGGCTTTGCAAACTCATGCtgataacaagagcgacaGCTAAAACATTCAAGATTGGTGAATGCTCATTCAATTATTTTGGGTGTCATTTTTCACTGAATGTGTCCATGGTTTTCACCAGTGTTTTTCACAGAAGTGATTATACAATTAATGATGATGGTGAAATGTAACTTACCCTTTATCATAAAACCCAAATGTTATACAGACTGGCATGTGAAGAATACTCAAAGGAACTGGTTCACGGTCTTCTGGAGAATGCTTtaaatgaccaaaaaatgGAACATGCAATGGCAATGAGACATAATTTATGGGCATTTGGCCCAGAACATTTTTCAGGTAAAATGTATaagaaatttatattttatacaTGCTCTAGTAACTTCACTCCCCTATACGCCTGGCAATGAGCTGTGGGGCGTATAAGGGAGTGAAGTTACTAGAGCATGCAATGAAGATTGTAGAAAAGGTCCTCGAGAGGAGAATACGACGTATGGTGAAAGTGGACGAGATGCAATTTGGTTTTATGCCAGGCACAGGAACAATAGATGCAGTGTTCATTTTAAGGAGGTTACAAGAGGAGTACTTAGACAAGGAGAAGAAGTTGTATATGTGCTTTGTTGACCAAGAGAAGGCATTTGACAAGGTCCCGAGGAAGGTATTGAAGTAGGCAATGAGGAAGAAAGGTATACCAGAGGCAATGGTGAGAGCAGTGATGAATTTGTATGAAGGTGCAAAGACAAGGGTCAGAGTTGGGCTAGAGTGGTTCGAGGAGTTTGAGGTGAATGTTGTTGTGCACCGAGGATTCATGTTTTTGCCATTGCTTTTTGTGATTGTGGTTTACGGAGAGTGTGATTCCGTGATTACGGAGAGTGTGAGAAATGGTTTCACGAGTGAATTGTTGTATGTGGATGACTTggttttgacggaagagacgATGGAGAGACTGAGGGAGAAGTTTTGGAAATGAAAGGAAGCATTCAAGAACAAGGGGCTGAAGGTGAACCTCGGGAAGACAAAAGTGGCAGTGAGTGGGGCAGAAGGTGAAGTGTCTGTGAATAAGGTAGATCCATGTTGTATTTGTAGGAAGCGAGTAATGTCAAATTCTGTGTTATGTGTGAAATGCAAGGAATGGATCCATGGAAGATGCACGAGTAAAGAGGGTGACCCTGAGGTTGGGGAGAGATTTTGTGTGTGGAAGATGCAAGAAGCAAGCTGATGGATTAATGGATTCAATGGAGGAGTTGTGTGAAGAGGTGGAAACGGTGAGAGGTTTCTGTTATTTGGGGGTAGGCTGAATGTAGGTGGTGGTTGCGAGGCAGCAGTGACAGCAAGAGCAAGAATTGGCTGGGTGAAGTTCAGGGAATGCAGGGAGTTGCTGAACTCAAAAAGGTTCTCACTGAAGCTGAAAGGAATGGTTTATCGGAGTTGTTCAAGATCGGCGATGTTATATGGGAGTGAGACATGGTgtttgagggaaaatgagatcGCAATCTTAAGAAGGACTGAGAGAGCAATGGTGAGAGCAATGTGCGGTGCAAAGCTgatggagaaaaagagaacagaGGACCTGATGGAGATGTTAGGATTGAAGGAAACAGTGGTTCAGATGGCAAAGGCGAATGGAGTGAGATGGTAAGGGCATGTGTTGAGGAGGGATGATGGGCATGTTCTGGGAAAAGCGTTTGAAGTGAGGGGCAAGAGGAAGCAAGGACGACCAAAGAAGATTTGGAAGACGCAAGTGGAAAAAGGCGCCATGAATCAAGCGAGATGGAGAGTGGGAGTTAGAGAGATTGCTGCTGGGGTAAATCCCAGCCACCCCCATTAACGGGGATAAAtctggatcaaaattggtTTGATGATGTAACATGtgacttttattttgaaaagataGATTTCACATTCTCTCAGTACAAAACGTAGACTGCAAATGTCATCTTATGATCATCATCCAGATGAGAATTTGTCCCAGGCCATTTACTTACAATAGTAACTTCTTCACCGATAACAGAAACATCAGGCTTCCTACAAGCAACAATATTACAACCTGTTATTGcacataaacaaaacaaaaaacattactCATTTTATTCCTATTTCAGTCCCAACAAATGAAACTCAACTGGGTTTGTTATTTTATCTAATTTGCCAAATAAAATCAACAGAAATCCATACCTGAAATGAGCTAAAGCAGTAATTGCAGCTATGCTTGCGCAATCTGCAATATTTCCTCCATTGTCCAAAACATGGAGATCAACTTTAACCTGCCAGACCTTAAAAGGAGTAAAGCAAGATTTTTCTTGGTGTCACTTGTTGACATATTGTTATTTTATGAGAAAAATGGAATTCAAGAATCATGATGATGACCCCTTTTGCTTTGACCCTCCAAAAACTAGCCTCATGATCAATAAAACGCTATTCTCTGCTGTTTGTGGTAGTGGTTTCTCGGCATGTCTATGTggtgaaaggaaaaaacactTGGTGCTGTATAAAAACTAACTTTGATTTACCtttaaaccctaaccctacccCTAAGTTAGGGTATAGGGTTATTCAGTGATTCAGGCTTATTAtcaagagaaaagagaaagagttATCCCTAAAAGCAGCAGTATTGATGAAAGTTAGGGACTTCTGGGTTAACAAAGAGATTGGTCAACACCTACACTTTTAATGTGAGGCAGAGGTCACTCCCATTTAGAGAACACACAAAAATATAATAGAACTATTCTCTCAGAATAATCAAGAAAACTGGGCTTTTCTTTCCTCTTACAgctattaaaatttaattcctGAAAGATAATTATCACAATAACATTCCTAAACCATGGGATCATTACCAGAACTTTCCTGAACTTCATATAAATTAAACTAGTCACAGCGCACTCAACCAACCTTTTCCCCAGCAACAATACACAAAGACTCTACATCTATAGCTTGTGATTCAACATAAAATCTCTCCATGAATCGGTTCAGCTCAACACTAAATTCTGTTGACCTAAATAGTAAGACAAAAATAACTTAACAAATTTCCCTCTCCTTTATTCATCTCATTTTTACACTTACAATACTTTactatttttataattatttgcattacTATCTGAGGACCATATACCTTTATCACCAGGACTCTTTCACTCTATGTACTGCAAGAACTAACACGCACAAACGGTATTGAACAATGTTGGACAAACGATTTTAATTTTCCCAACAGAGTAAAGCTTTCCCAACAGGAAAACACCGGTTAATTCCTGTCTTTGACTGAAACTACTTGCATGTGTGAATGCAAATACTTTAGACTGACAAAAATAGTCACATGAGAGGGATTTCAGTACACCAAGGGaaggagaaaaaagagaagagtGAGAAAAAGATAATAATGATTTAACAAATGATCAAGGTGCAATGTAAGCAACAGCACAAGCTATGGAACATGTGCAAAATTCCACAGTGACATGGCAGAAAAAAATGGGCTGAGCAAAGATTATTCCAGTCCTGATATTTGCTGGATTATGCATGCTGAAAAAAATAGCTTTGAAAAGCACAGTGTGGTTAACCACAACATCGTCCAAAATGTCCCcatttaaaggaaaacactGGTTCTTATCTGTTCATTGAAATAGAGTGACTCCTGTGGATTTGGATTATAAAGTGGATGGGTGACTTTCAGGGAATATCACATACAGTACAGTACatcttgggaagtcaggctggcaaGGTACAGGTAATGTGCCTTGATGGACTCCTCTTTTGATAGTGATATATCTAGTTAAGATATCATCAATGGCAACCCCTTGTTTGTGGCTTTTCAGAATATTTATGGTCCAGGTAATAAATGATGAATGGACTGAAGTTGGTGGACATTAGCCTGTGGCAAGCTCAAATGCTCTACTAGAGTCAAGGGACAGGATGTCAACATGATCAGCATAATGGCACCTGAGGCCAAGAGCCAGTTATGTTGACAATTTTGGAGGGCCATTGTTGTATTGGGTCCCCTTTTTTAGGCaaataatttgcaaaaataattatatcactGAAGTTATCTGCAACCTCACGTTAGTTCAAGACGGTCAGCAAAATTTCCTTGCAGCAAGTATGGAAGTTTCTTGAGGCCAATGGCAGTTTACTCTCCGTACATTAAGGACTGTAGTACACAGCTCGTATAAACCATAGATGAATGACTGCCCATAGCGATAACTACCAGGAATTTAATTTCCTGTCTCTCACAAGCTCTTGCCTCCAGTTCAGAGCAAACAGGTTACATGCTTGcttgtttaaaataataattattggtaatTTGATATCTTTACACTTTGACCTTAATTTAACCAACTATTATTTTATGCCTCCGACTTTGAATCAGGACATCCCTAGTAACAGTCCAAGCCTTACCAACTGCCATCACTAgcatgaataataatatgagAGTTACActatattatattattgtattacacccaataataattattattgttcatctGCCTCTCCCTATTTGGGACTCCTGCTCTAGCATTAGATTTGTTCTGTTTATTTATATCGTTAACTTTCGTCTCTTTGGCACACTGACCTCCCTCCTTCAAATGCAGCAGATGCCATAGGAGATAATTCAACATTGATGAACATCTGTCCTTCAGTAGGTCGACTGGCTCTAGGCTCAACAACTTCACATGACACTTGTCCTAAAACCCTAAAGATAAAATAATGATTAGATAAAGTCGCATTCCCTTTTTCCATGCAGAACAGGTACGATCACTGTATTAGTGAAGTGTGTTAATGTAACAAATACTTTGTATGTAACTAGTATGTTTATTGAACTTTCAATTGTATCTTGCATAAAGGGTGTGTAATATATGGCATCTTGAAATGTTGACAAAACCCATTATGACcatgaaacaatttcaacaaGTTCAGATTTTCTAGATTTGGCCTTATTTTCCAACATAACATGGACAATTCATAACAATATTGAGGGTGACTGCAGAGCAGTAAATCTGAGCTGTACATTGAGTATGAGCTACATATTCTACGACTTAGGCGAGCACAATAGATCTCGCCTCCTCAAGGTATGGTATGATGTTAGATAAGCAGCAATATGATTATCACTGTTTTCTCACCTCGTTCGACCGAGTTGTACCTCACAATGGCCTCGATCAACACCAAAGGATATCCGAAGCTTCCTATAGTCGTACGTTTCTCGCCCATCTAAGCGCTGTTTTCACAAGGAAACGCCATAAAAggcttttaaaaaaatcaccctttcaatgaaaaaattcaATCTTTCCCTCACCTTTCTGGATTTTATTCcctgaagaagaaaaactttCTCGGAGGAAGAAAGAGGCACGTTACTTGGTTTCatgttaaaaattttagtCAGGCGTTATCAGCGCTCGGGAGAGGTCTGGCACTAATACAACATTTGCTGGACAACTGTTTGACGTTTCGACGTTGCCAGTCAATTTGGGTGTCTCTTGATGACCCCTTACGTTGGTCATCATGCAGTTCTTACCAACTCTAAGAAAACCGTTTTTTCTCCTGAATTTCTGCCTACTAAGATCTGTAGAAATATTAGTGGTATATGTCAGTGCTACAGGATTTTTTTAACGAACTGTCGCTATAATGTACAATAGGATCATTGTATCGAATTCAAGAATTCGTGTGTTGCACACGTGCATGCTGTCCAATAGATTTCAGTCACTTGATGGCAGAATTTCAGCTGTTAAACTGGATGACCAAGAGacgtttgaaagaaaaatgaacacCCACGTAGAAGCAGGAAACATCTCGGATGCTTTAAAGTTGTTTGAAGACGgtaggacaaaattgaaaatttcctGGACAGGTGAGCTAACATCCTCACTTTTGCATTTGTTTACGTCACATGGTGAGCACAAAGCAGTTGACATATTGTATGCAGAAATGAAGAAGAATGCCTCTTACATCGGAGAGGGAGCTAAGACAACCATGATCAAGTCCTACTGCAATCGGCAACAATTTGAGGAAGCCATTACAATGTTGCATAGTATGACAAATGAGGACATGATCCATCACACCCGCCATTATGTCTATGTCATCAAAAGTCTAGCTCAAAGTGGTCAAATTAAAAGagcctttcaaatt is a window of Acropora palmata chromosome 4, jaAcrPala1.3, whole genome shotgun sequence DNA encoding:
- the LOC141878854 gene encoding exosome complex component RRP45-like, whose amino-acid sequence is MKPSNVPLSSSEKVFLLQGIKSRKRLDGRETYDYRKLRISFGVDRGHCEVQLGRTRVLGQVSCEVVEPRASRPTEGQMFINVELSPMASAAFEGGRSTEFSVELNRFMERFYVESQAIDVESLCIVAGEKVWQVKVDLHVLDNGGNIADCASIAAITALAHFRKPDVSVIGEEVTIHSPEDREPVPLSILHMPVCITFGFYDKGEFLLVDPTDKEETIMDGRMTMAMNIHREICGAVMGGGVSLESDQIIRCSKIASVKVAELTELIKASLAEDSKQRSQGKTGFIESDKKTCAITISSTDESDVDLTEAIERAEERCSEMSSVPPDFPLQSELKGHGTAQVGCGGDNTWFVIDDADDEHMEEDHEIEKADCRLKNEDEDAVTRTSRKKNGKPVIHCTVDSDSSEEEIVILTANEVRGGHENSSKATVSQEQMDLNVAIKGAKVPEEGLSRSKGRKKKKKRK